The Pyrus communis chromosome 14, drPyrComm1.1, whole genome shotgun sequence sequence CCACAAACTTACCAATAACTTTCCCAGAATGGACTTTTTCAATCCTCAGGGACCTTTTTCCAAGACTCAAACTTGGCAGAAGAATCCCTCCGCACCAAATTCTCAATATCATACTTAAATTCGACGTACACCTCAGCCAAATTTTAACCTTCAAAGTACGGCACTTGCTTCCGTTGATACCTCTCTAATCGCactacaagttttttttttgccagAACCTTCTCTAGAATCGGCCATTCTTTTTGAAACaaagaaattttgaaaactagggCTCTAAAACTGTGTTTATATAGCACTGAGACacctttgcgcgacgaacataTTCGTTCGCAAATTTCAAGTTCGTTGATCAAAGTGCGTCATCAATGCGCATTTAATTGGAAGGTTTGAACGTAGACTAACCATGCTTTGCACGACAAACATATGGATTCATCGCGCAAAGTTGTCTTACGCGATGAAGTTGTCGTCGCTTAATATATTGCGCGacgaaaaaaatattaattatttttagaataaatatttggtattatatttaatatcttaaatatttattctaaaaataattaatactttaaatatttattctataaatgATTAATACCTGAaatattattctataaataattaatgccttaaatatttattctatatgtaattaatgccttaaatatttattctatataTAATCAATGCTTTAATCAATATAATTATTTTCAGCACAAGTACGATATTCGTTGAAGATTGTAAACACACATAAACCGAGGATAGGGTGCTTACAttaggtttcaataaaaaaacccaacagtaattgaaacctaattaagtccaaatacataattGAAACATAATTAAGTCCGAATAcataacttataaaaaaaacaccttaaatttaaatattgtcataGAAAAcgtaaatttaaaactactatttgGATGATCTTGGTCCATTCCACAAGACTTCATAACGCCATCGATTGTAACCTCCCTCCAACACATtatccatcaacttcatcaactgtttgTTCGTATCATCATTAAGAGTATACTTacactgttacacatatatgcaaataattaattccaacatataactaaaaattttactaacttaattATTAATCCATCAACAATATACTTACTAATACTTCATCAATCACAACCTTCTTCACATTCTCGGGCACATCTTCCCAAGAATGCCACTCAGCAGTGGGACAATTATTTCCTATGGCTACAACAATCGCATGCGCTAACTCAAAATGATCCCTTAAATCATGCGGGTTGGCATCACATACACTCTCATCCTTGTTCTTATTCGACATCCTAGAGCAGgaacaaaattttgaagaatAAGAATAATAAAATTGTGAAGAATCAGGATAGCAAAAACGCATATTTATAAGTAGGTTAGGACCTTTGCACGACGAAGCCTTTGTTGCTCAAACACCTGTATTAAATGCGGTATTAATTCCTCGGATTCACCTGCAGTAAATGGTCAAAACTGACAGGAACTTGCACGACAAATTATTGGTTGTGCAAATGCCCGTTTCGTCGCGCAAGTTTTTCTTGCCAAGCAAAATTATCCCACATTTTCTTGCTGACTTTACGCGATGCCAACAAATATTCATCGCGTTAAGTGTTCTTGCGCAACAAAACTCTTCGTCACGcacattttttttcctcctatCTTTTCTATTTTGTGCGACGAAGTGCATTTTTCGTCACGCAAGCACGTCTTAAGCGATGAAACattcttcgtcgcgcaaaatatCGACAACAGAGCTTATATGCCTACTTCTAGGgtatattaggaaaaaaaaaagtaaatataaaGAATTGCTAGAAACTATTCTAAGTGAAATTCTATTTAAATCTGTGTAatctctttctacacccaacttaaattttaaatgttaatgtattttttatcctattacataattaccatcaagttTAAGATGaaatcaataataaaaataaaatttatcaataaacctaCACATTATAATTAAACCAAACCCTACCATGACTCCTTGTTTATCCTACATTCAATCTGGCTAAAACCCAAATAGCttttatagagaaaaacaatttttttatggatgaatagtgattttgaagttttgaatcctccaacaAAGGTATAACTtgatttatgaaaaaaatttgttcgtttgatttcaattttttttagagttAAGAAGCTGAGTATTTGCACATAGTTTGAACTTTCTACAACAGGTGTAAATAGAAAAATTACGACTTTGTTGCTATTTATGGAATTTTTGAAAGTTATCTCTATGAATGTCGTGTTTGTTTCAATATTGAATTTAAAAGTTGAGATAAAGCCGCTCCTCCCCAACTGAAACACCCACTTTAGCTTCATCATTACAGCTTCCAGCAGCCATTGGTAATGTTGGACCTCTTGGCCGCCATCTTGGTCTTGCTTTCTTGTTCTTCATGGCATTACACAACCCACTTGTTGAAAACTCCGTCCGTGGACTGAACATCCATGAAGCATCAAACATTTAACAGCTTCAATTTGATGCACAACTACTCTAACTACTTGGTGTtggtgatgagagagagagagagagagagagagagagagagagagagagagagtaggtgGGGGTGGAGGTGGGGTGGAAGGTGGACAAAGGGCCCAGAATACTTTTTGACTTTAGAGTCTCTTTGAAAACAAACTATTCAATTTGATATTTCATTTTATAAGTGGGTGTTAAGAtaactttatattttaaatttggtatAGGGGatagtttaggtaataaattttcgtttaaagagatattattctttaataaaaCATAATATGGCTGTAAAGAGTAAGTTAGGTGTAGAAACATGTTACatggattcaaataaaatttctcttaaaCTAATTCTTGAATGAGTAAAAATTTGAGTTCGAATAGGCTCCACATCTTTATCTCCATCTATTATTTTATGATTGACTTACAATTAAGAGTCTGTTCGATAActgtttcattttttatttttgtactttAGACAAAAGAAGAAATATCTGAGTTTCTCTTTATCagacaaaataattatcaaacacaaaactaaaaacaaaaataactgCATTCTAATTTGACTATAATTTtggaagtagaaagaaaagtAGTGTGCTCTAAAATATCGTAGCTCTTTGGGGTGATAATGAGATTATGCTCAAATAAACTTATGGGTGATAATGAAACAGAAGGGAAGAGGCAATCTTTgactatttgaaaaagaaaaattttatttgaactcatataacCTATTTCCATacccaacttactctctacATTCTAATTATTTGTAATTAAACTACCAATATCTCTTTGTTTCTACACCCATTTAAAATAGAAACCCAAAATCAAATCATATGTTCTTTTCCCTACAAAGTTGCTCTCGATAAATTCAAATTCCACTAGGATCTCGCGAGTTCATAGCATTACAAGGCAAAAGCGACAAATAGAGTATCACTGCTGGGATTAGAAAAAATTTCACGGAACATTTTCACGGTTCTTTGAGTTTATTCCTCCCCAACTTCTCTAGCTTGTGTATAACTGTAATGTTCCCGTCCTCATTTAAGTCGTGGCTTTCTTTGTGGCTATCTTCAAACTGCCTAACGAAAGGATTTGACAAACTCAAAGCAGCAGCAGCTGCAACTGCGCATGCTAGCACTAAATTATCTCCGAAACTCTTCTTCTTAATCAAGACTTGAATAACAGTGAGCAGCCTAGAGTGACGAGGACTCATAGGGTAATGAGCCATGGCCCTCCCTAGAGGTGTCAGTCTTCCATCTTTGTCAAGTGCTTGAAGACTCTTCAAGCAATGCTCTTCTTTATCCAAGGCATCACCATCTGGAGGAGGTGGAAGAGGAAAATTGGATACCTGGATGcccaaaaaaaaaggtcatACCGTCTTCTTAATCTtctcataatgcttaatgaatCCGAATTCACAAAAGGTTGCGTGATGACAAATATTTGACTATTGGGTTTGGgtttattaataatttttagttttattgtttatttatcttgtacttaatagtaattatacaataagataaaaaagataaaaaagatcATTCACATTTAAAATATAAGTTAGGTGTAGAGTGAATTATTTGGgtctaaataaaatttccctctgaaaaatgaaggaaaatgtACAGGCACCATGGCATTCTGCACCAATACACAAGTGATAGATTGCCCCGCTGAATTAGGTCTTTTATCTTAAATTATCTatatcttgaatttaaaccattatcACTCATCTTAATTTGAGGTTCCTAAATTTAAACCCTTATCATTCATCTTAATTAGAGGTGTAATATCTCTtgtaataaaaattatatattttaaataataatgtacATGTACAATGATGTGTGATAAAGTTTCAGAAGGGCCAATGTCCAACACTGATTGAATCACCTACTAGCCCAACAAGATCAGAGTTTTATACTAAAAGTCATCATTGTAATTAAGAACGGGACTATATGATTATAAGTTGTAAATTCTTTCGTCATTACTCCGGATGTGGGATTTTCAACATCATGCACCAAACTTTCTGTCAAGATTAAATATCTACATTACTTCACCTTCCAAAATATCAGTACGTACCAGCCTCTGATGTAAAAGAAATTCACATGCCAATAAACTTGGACAAGTAAAATTAAAAGCCCTTCACGCAGAACCAACTACTAATCTCACTCAGTGGGGTCATATATTTAATATGGCCTTCTTCTCCTCTTCTATTTATAAGCTTCCAGGCAGTCATCTTTTCTTCAAATTAATTCCTGTGCTTCTGTaagtgagagagtgagtgacTAGTTTGCTTCAATGGCGCTTTCCTGGATTCTCCCAGCACTTCTCTTTGCTTTGGTTCTTGCAAATGTTGAACTCTCCACATGCCAAGTTCTGAAGGCCAAGGTCACTTGCCTTGACTGCCATCAAAATTATGATTTCTCAGGTTCCATTTGTTAATTCTTTTAGTTTTACTccgttaatttttttagttttactctatatattttgtttatttttttttcattttagtcCTAACTTAATTTTTAAGTTCAAGAAACCCTAGTGTTCAAAATGTGGaattctttgtccaattttctAAAATTCTAGAATTTTAACTACTCTTGGGAGTTCGAGTACCCTTTCAAGGAGGCGAGTTTGagcaaaaaattgaaattgtttgaagagaaaaaaaaaaaaagaaataatttcaAGGAGGCGAGTGGTACTTGAGGAGGTTTGAGTATTACTGTTAGGCGACACAAAACCTCAGCCATAATAAATTAGTATTGAACTCGGGAGAGTCGAACTTAATGAACACCTTCCATTTACCAGTAGAGATGGCTACTAGCTAGTAGACTGGTTTTAGGCAGCTGAGTCGTTTTATTTCTAGATGATAAAAGGAGGGTTAAATAGTCTTTAGGCTATTATAAAAATGTTTAATTTCTTCCAGATTTCCAAATTAGCCTTTTTTAAAAGTAGACCAAATTCTTATTTAATTACTTCATGCGTTATATGTTTCAGGAATCAAGGTTTTGGTGAAGTGTGATAAAGTGAAAAAGATGGCAATGGCAATAACAGAAAATGACGGCTCTTTTGAAGCAAAGCTCCCCTCAAACAACAACACTAAATCTCCACATGCTAAGAACTGCTTTGCCAGGATTCTTGGAGGACCAGATCAGCTCTATGCCTCCAGGAAGTTCATGGCATCTGAGATTGTCAAGACCCAAGACTCCAACTCTTATACCACAACAACTCCTCTTGGCTTCTCCACATCATGCCCTTTGAACATCAAAGATGCAGCCTGTAAAGCCATGAACAAGTTTGGCTCGTCCAAGACTATCAATCTACCTCTGCCACCAGAGTGGGGTTTGGCACCTTCAAGCTATTATATTCCTTTCATCCCCATCATTGGGATACCTTAAGTATTGTGTGTGAAGAAGCATGTTATAATTAAGCTGCAGAAGttctatatataaataaatatataaatatatatatatacatatatatatatgtatataaatgtatgtacgtatatgtgtgtgtgtgtgtgtgtacccagtgtgttttaatttatttgtttttgtccttTGTGGCCTATAAACCTAGGAGGTGTAATGTATTAAGCACTTAGAACAATGTTGATTTACCAATAAGACAAGTAGTATTACTGCATCGTGTACATACACTGATACAAGCACTATACCCGTTTATTATTCGTTCAAGCGCTATCATCGTTTATTTTTAGGTCCTCGTTGCAAGATTAACCTTcgcaaaatacaataaaaaaagtTTATATTGTTTCAAATAACCATCAAATGTTCACGATATTAATCAAATGTTTAAATGATTTCATCATGTTTGGTTAAATTTTATAGGGATGGCCGTTGAACGTTTTGTATCATTATCTGAGTTGATGTTCTAGTTATGTGAAGCTTAGGGTTAAGTGGTTTTTTTATAAGAAAGTACGATATCTCATTCATTGAAAAAACGGCATTACAAATACATATCATGAATAACTAAACAATGATCaaactaaatataaaaatattacaattgAGCACGACTAATCGCTAAACAATGATCaaactaaatataaaaatattacaaataCATATCAATAAAACCCTGAAACCTCGTCTTGTGAGAAGAAAATCACAAATCAAATATTGGAATAGGGAGTATACGATGCCATGGATCTATCGCATCACCTAATCACCACCACAATCCTAGAATACCAAATGAAGTAGATTCAGAAAATCAAATAGCTCCACCCTTCACACATAGTTCCAAAAGAAGTAGCACATCAAaacgaaaattaaaatcatgCAACTCTCCTAAAGAGAATCAAACTAGAAAATTCTCCTAAAGATAGAAATAAAAATCAGACGCCAAAATACTAGAAGTTATTAgacagaaacaaaataaatggataaaatgATGTCGCTGCTCCACATCATCCGGACATTCGAGAGCCATATCACCAAACCGGCTAAACGCTATTAGGGAGCAAAAATCTCACCAACGAGCCCAATCATATCTCAAGACCAAATCATTGTACAAACGTCACAAGCCAAGTTTAAATTTATGTAAAAGTGCGAAAACAAGGGGCATGTGAATTTACGATCATGCCACACCCAAGGTTCTAAAAGTGAAAAAACAGAATGACATATAGGTTACAAAGTATTATAACATACTGAAAACATgcggaacaagcatataatgagtgttcatccaagtattcgacaagtctcttacaaggaaaaataaaatgcaaaattaaagttatctattttttgtttaagtgagAGTCGCGTCCTAAGTGTGTCTAGATAGGTGCCTAGGAACGTAGGTCTAAgtgctttttcttaattttcaaacatctAGGGATTATCGAGGCGCTGGCCAACCATCTAGTGCCTAAGCAAGGATAGGTAAAAAATTTTAGAACAATGGTCacgctaataaaataataatttataaaacgGTATCCAAGCCCATGCACATGTATGCATTTTTATCATGCTATGTTATGACATTCATGTTATCAATCAATCACGTTAACCACGCTGCATGCTAAAGTGGGCCCAAACCACATATCGGGGCATGACAATTGAAttgtggtgtggatggttacAGAAGTTTACTAGGCCTACATGGAACTAAGGTTGTGGAAGATTTTGGGCCGCTTGGGAGCTGCAAAAAACCAAGCccatgatttttttgtttcacttaggaaagtttgagaaagaaaaagaccaTGCTTTCCCTTTTCGTTACAAACCAAAAAGGGCACTTAAGAATCAACCAAAATCCAAAGATGAGCCGCCTGAATCATAACAGGACCACATTCAACATAGTAATACACGCCTCACTAATAGAGTGAGAAGGAACCTTTCCCTTCCAAGCTTACACATGAAAACTAGAAGGAAAACAATGAGGACCGTTCCAAAATAAGATGGTGTTTATGGAAACTAGCGTTGGAAGACGATGCTATTAGCAGTGTGCTCAACCCAGGCTTCACGAGACTAATAATGCTCTTCAACGTTACACCAAAGAGGGATTCTATAATTGCAGCAATAGAAAGAAATgagaaaactaaacaaaaacaagaagaagaaaggaaaccAAAGGATTCTCTAGCTGGAACTTGAGAGAATCCCTGCACCTATAAGTTAGGGAAAGTCAGCACGATGAGGAAGGAGGAACAAGGGAAAAAGATAACTATGGAAGATCGCACCAAGAAAGGCAAGCTTTCTCTTAGTGCAGGAAACTCTAGTTCTTGAGGAATAAGCTTTCCTTACACTTTGAGGATTTCCTTAAGTTTTCCTTACACTTCCTTAGTCACCAAAATATTACCAGAGTATTAAGAACCTAGATTACCCATCCTCAAACCATGCAAGCAAGCACAAGTTCTCTCTCTTTCATGCTAAAGCAATGAACTTTTAGCTTCCATGCTACCCTTCACTCATGCAAGTTATAATTTGTCATAATTATTCAATCTTTGGTAAATTGAAGTCATTTATTCAACTGGAATACTTCCTAAGATGTATTAATTCTTTTGAAGTATTTCAGGACTTGTGTCGGAAACAAACCAAGGAAGCTGAGGGTTTCCACCAAGGACTAAATCTAACTCGATCAAAAGATCCCTAACATAAATATTGGCGACTACACTGGGACCATGTCACAATTCTGATTCAATGGCTCCAAgatccaaaaaattaaaaaaaaaattaaaaaaaaacaccaccTGGATTGGCAATGTCTTAGAGGAAGCAGGTGAGACTGCTTCTAGGCTAAACGAATCTCAGCGCCAGGAAAGCCAAGAGAATTTCAAGGAGTACGTCATGTTAAACATTGTTACTGCCATTATGCTTTGGGAGAAGCCTAAAAGGATATTGTCatgtcaataaaaaaaacttaagaaTTCAATCTCGAAGCGAAGCGAGAAGATGAGCTAAAAAGACCACGCACAGTGGGAAATGACCCATGAGAAGGAATCAGCTGATGTTGTCGTAAAGGGTTTTGAGAAGGGACCATTCTTTGCAACCCATAAAGGTGTCATTACCATGCTAGAAAAGAAGTTACATAAGAGTTCCTAAGACTGGGTATGTTCCTTAACTACCATACCCAATCAGTCTCCTTCACATGTCATATCCTAAATACTAAGAAACTCATATGTAACTCGTTTTCGCAGAAGTGGGATTTCTTCCTCCTCCACAGGATTCTCAGGGTACCATCTTTATTATTGGAACCGTATTTGAAAAGGTGTAGCTAACGACGTTGACGAAGTGTTGCAGGACCGTTTTCCCTTATTCTTCCTTATAATTGGGGAAGTTCTGGGTTTGAGAAAATTGACCCTTTTAAAACTTCTTTTGCTTCGATCCAATCGGGATCATGATAGGAAACTTAGAGCAATGGTTGATGACTGTACTCTTCCCACGATCCGAGATTCGAACCAGAGGAAATAGCCAATTCCAACTACGGTGCTTAGTAGAGGTTTGCATCACACGGTTGATCAACTCCGATCAACATACACCAATATTCTCTAAGTCATCGTTGAGGCATCGGTTGGGAGAATGAATGTTTTTTACTCTGGCCCTTGAGATTTCATCCTCCCAATCATCGTTAATTGCCAAGATATCCATGAACCAGTCTTTATCTTGCCAAGGGATACCTGAGATGTATGGCCCTCAAATAAGCTGGGTCTAGGCATAAAGTAGTAACCTTAAATGATTTTTCGTGCGTTGGACAACATCCTGAATTCTTGAAGTCCAAGATAAGCCTCATACCAACGATTAAGTAGTTCAAAGCATGTAATAAGCCTGAAGGTGGCCAGGGCGAAGTCGTTGATAACCATGTCCTAGCTGATCAAGATGCCTTTCATTACTACAAAATCAGCTAAATGTGTCAGAGGATGGTGGCGATTAATAAGTATGTTGTTGGTTAAAATGTTATCGACAATACATATTAGGTAGTGTTGGATAACAAAATATTTCTTTCATTCGTAGTTGACAGACACTAGAAATGTCGGATATAGGCTACATAAATTTGGTAGAATCCGAAAAGAAATTTGAACGACACTagattgttatttttttaatatttttaaccaTTTTTGGCAGTTGCAATGTCAACATTGGTGTTTATATCCGCAAGGATtggttaattttatttaattttattattttattaattatgtcGATTAGGGTACAATAACTGTTAGATTTATGTGACAGAAtagatttattttattattttcaaatttgtacGCTATGCagcaaaaaataatccaaaaaatcaTGGAGGCGACATATGgacttttgggtaaaaaagatgagattaccctcgaggcacactgAGATTCTCATCCGCATGCCACAGACAATaatggctcaatcaaggaagagtcaaaggtgattaATAGGggattgatgaggagtgatgagaggaatATGAAATTTATTTCATCAGCATCAGCCTAGAGAAGAGGTAGTTCACTTATGCTCGAAATATCaaatagtttatgatgaaacctcGACTGCCCACAAGCCAGGCCCCGCGACCTAGGTTTCTAGGCTCAACCACACAACTAGGAAGCTCAACCCATGCTGGCTTTTCCTATATTTTTCTCTCCTTGACCAGCAGGCATGAAGATTACATGCTTAGAATTCTAGCAGCCTAGGAAGCCCTCGAGccctcatttctctcaatcGCCAGCCTAGCCTATGTCAGGTCCAAGAGCCCAGAAGGCTTGAGACATGCGGCTCACCCAACACTACACCCCAACATCTCAAACCGTGACCCTAGCCGTCCAGCTGGCCTTGGCTCCAACCAAATCGAGCAACTTAAGTCGTGGCCCCTGCCACACCATCTCCTTGGTCCATGCCGAACCGACTCCTGGCCCCTGCCAGTCGACGTGCTACACCACCTCAACAGTTGCCCCGCGGTAGCAccacccaaaaagaagaaaaagaaaagtaagtttttcttaccttggtgtggcgcaaaaaagacaaagaaatcaagGGAATGCGgttctttgcacgggcaagtgAAAAAGAATGCTAGGggaaggggaacaaatatcctctaactttctctctttcttgtagggataTATAATTACCCTCCGAAGTTCGTTTAATCCCTtacttaaggtaggcttaaGCTTTGGTGgcaatttatttccctttcctacaAGAATCTAATTTCCAATCAAAGTGAGAatttacatcaaaataggaaacaatcttatgtttcctaaagcaaaTGAGGATCTCTACACCTACTGCATTTTCCTATGAGCAGCCcagcaggtgtgggggcatttgtgcagtaaaaaataattcaaaaatcaTCGAGGCAACATgtggacttttgggttaaaaataCGAGAATACCCTTTAGACACACCGGGATTCTCATGCGCATACAACAGACAATAAcagctcaatcaaggaagagtcaaaggtgatcaattGGAATTTATTTCATATTCCTATGTTCACTCCTCATCAATCCCTTATTGATTTTAtgcaaaaggtaactcccaaaacttcctatttaatttaggaacAATTGCCATGTTAATTGTAGGATGTTAtatcacataatatcttgcaattatcaCCCAAATACACCTTAAAGGGTTAGCCACTCTCCTATAAATGCCCTTCTTATCTTACTGAAAcgctacccacaaactcctaaatatgttcttttcaaaattctaattttggcaTCCGAGATTTTTAGGCCCAAGGCCCCCTCCATTTATCATGGGcacgtgaggcttttggccttaatcaaaggtgttattattttgtaagtGTACTTTcgtcaaaggagatgtcaaaaatttgcatccacatacgcctcttcttcttccttctctcgcattcgtcttcttcttcatcattattttcttctttcttcttcttcatcttcatttcttctttcttcttcatcatcaattttttcttctcttcattGTAAGTCATCAATCTTCTTCtactttttcttctatttcttcTTCCGTTCAATGCCTCAtgtctaattttcttttttgatttgattttgcaGGGGTTGTATTTGAGTTGGCTGAGTACGATAAATGGACGATGGAATTCTTCAATAATTCAGgtttcaaataaataatatttatgaaTATTTATGTTAAGTTAATAATGTTTaacataacataaattaataatatttaataatgtAAGCATAtcttatgttaaattaatttatttttcactcTAATTGATTAGActatattttacaatttatattatgctttttatgtatttattttaaaatttataatttatttgatgCTTTTTAACTCTACATGAACTCGTTccttaaaaaacaaaacccaattcgCCTAGcaactatttttctttaattactCCTGTCGGATAAGAGAACACTAAAGGCCGATTTAGCCGACGGTACGTTTAAACAATTATTCCTCCTCTCTTAAATTTTGGGCGGGAGAACTCTTGCCGTTTATACATGAATAAAGTTAAATGTCGGTTTCGGGGTCAATACCATCGGTTTTAAGGTCAATCCTGTCGCTTATGgggtttatcatttttttttattcctgtAGCTTCTAACCGACGTCACTCTTTAACTCTTGCTAAAACAAGCTCTCCCTCTTCCCTTGCCATTCCGGGCCGCTGCACATCCCTCCTTCCTTCTCCTTGCGCATCACCCCTTCTCCTTCCCGCTGCAACCCTTTTTCCTTCTTCCCGCACCCTTTCTCCTTCACGCTGCCTTCTCCTTCAATTTCCATGGAAGAAGAATTCAAGGAGCAACAATCCCAAACTGGTGCATTTTGATTTATTTACGGCTTTTATGTATGCTTTTATATAAGCTTtgcataaattaaaaattggtctttttgtttagggtttttatgtatatatgtatagaattttttatgtatatttCATGTGTAAACCATTTACAAGATGTAACATATATAGAGAAAAGGACCGGAGCAAATCACCTCCAATCAGTCCCCATGCTACTCCCTAATTTACTCCTTGAATGACTACTAACTCTTTTACAATAACTAGGAAACATGATCCCTTAATTGTAGGCTAAAGTAAACAATCTCTTGAATAAAGTACCTAGCCCTAGCTAAGAGTTAAACAATGACTAAAAATAGCTAGCTCCAAAAAGGTGTGACTGCAATTGATTTCCAACATTCCAGCCGAGAGAAACAACTTCCAATAGCCTCCAATCTTATAACCTTCCAACACTCCCCTCAAGTTGGATCGAGGGATCCCTTGAGCCAAGCTTGGACAGAATGCACAAAAACTGAACCGTAGGAAGAGGCTTGGTAAAAATGTTAGCCAGTTGATCCTGACTGCGAGTGTAGTGAGTGTGTATGACCTTGGATTGAACTTGTGCTCAAACATAGCGGCAATCTACTTCAATATATTTCATTCTCTCATGAAA is a genomic window containing:
- the LOC137715990 gene encoding uncharacterized protein, with protein sequence MALSWILPALLFALVLANVELSTCQVLKAKVTCLDCHQNYDFSGIKVLVKCDKVKKMAMAITENDGSFEAKLPSNNNTKSPHAKNCFARILGGPDQLYASRKFMASEIVKTQDSNSYTTTTPLGFSTSCPLNIKDAACKAMNKFGSSKTINLPLPPEWGLAPSSYYIPFIPIIGIP